One window of Lytechinus variegatus isolate NC3 chromosome 2, Lvar_3.0, whole genome shotgun sequence genomic DNA carries:
- the LOC121409505 gene encoding toll-like receptor Tollo produces the protein MEFINFGKILLFVSLLPFLRRMKCESFCGEFCNCHPDIHMIHCSGVDFIEALSHNYSDEITNITKSLEISYFDQSLRLDNDTLKRFYALEKLAIVHYGVTFISEYVFQGLYELQNIRLSFNSLKSIPIVQLSHLNSSLEELHLLQQKITNIANYSFIQLGNLREMTIKYNQYFLEISAYAFTGLANLTYLCLSENGIMRLHSTTFKGLTNLQELDLSHNLLVTVPPALNALKTLIKLDLSYNHLLEYTGNFQFLAETLTLQTLQMGYCAISEISPEAVDNLNASNLNVANFDGNPFNCTEGLCSFVIWYLSMPEPSTTRSPFYIPFITLSPPLGKGPYRCKTSGLSFKEFSNESCLPTPDDPLPTISYPVNYPTSLRGIAFGVICIVFLLVIVSVVIWKHRLKRNRGFHFGFNFQQRADYGAVQENDNEYMFDAYVSHHEDDRPFVQDEMLPRLEEENGFDLCVSFRNFRLGSNLLENVSSAQDVSRAIIFIINERFMQNGQCKLELEMASRRMLEDEEENGRRRLILIMKDVLAPDLMNNTLRMLLNHVAYLEWDPAAEERCWGQLVATLRAMEPARNDPNEQEADIGENNDCEAPNEIQPI, from the coding sequence ATGGAATTCATTAACTTCGGCAAGATCCTTCTTTTCGTCAGTCTTCTACCATTTCTCAGACGAATGAAATGCGAATCATTCTGTGGCGAATTTTGCAATTGTCATCCAGACATCCACATGATCCATTGTAGCGGAGTCGACTTTATAGAGGCATTGAGTCACAACTACTCCGATGAAATCACAAACATCACCAAGTCACtggaaatttcatattttgatcaGTCATTGAGACTCGATAATGATACCTTAAAACGGTTCTATGCTTTAGAAAAACTTGCTATAGTGCACTACGGCGTAACTTTCATCAGCGAATATGTCTTCCAAGGCCTGTACGAGTTGCAGAACATTCGTCTGTCATTCAACTCTTTGAAGAGCATTCCTATTGTACAGCTTTCCCACCTAAATTCATCTTTAGAAGAATTACATCTGCTCCAacaaaaaatcacaaacattgccaacTATTCCTTTATACAATTGGGAAATCTTCGTGAGATGACAATAAAGTACAATCAATACTTTTTAGAGATATCCGCTTATGCATTTACCGGTCTTGCAAATTTGACATATCTTTGTTTATCTGAAAATGGCATTATGAGACTGCACAGCACAACCTTCAAGGGTTTGACAAATTTACAAGAATTGGACCTAAGTCACAATTTACTTGTTACTGTTCCGCCTGCATTAAATGCTCTGAAGACCCTCATAAAGCTAGACCTGTCTTATAATCACCTCCTAGAATATACAGGCAATTTTCAGTTCTTGGCAGAAACACTAACACTACAGACCCTCCAGATGGGCTACTGCGCCATTTCTGAAATATCCCCGGAAGCCGTTGACAACCTCAATGCATCTAATTTAAATGTTGCAAATTTCGATGGAAATCCATTTAACTGCACAGAAGGCCTTTGCTCTTTTGTAATTTGGTATTTGAGCATGCCCGAACCAAGTACAACTAGAAGCCCTTTCTACATACCTTTCATCACTCTCAGTCCTCCCCTTGGGAAAGGACCATACCGGTGCAAGACTAGTGGACTGTCCTTCAAAGAGTTCTCGAACGAGTCTTGTTTACCTACTCCTGATGACCCCTTGCCGACCATTTCTTACCCTGTTAACTATCCGACATCATTGCGAGGTATAGCATTTGGTGTTATCTGTATTGTCTTTCTCCTTGTAATAGTGTCCGTCGTAATATGGAAACATAGACTGAAGCGAAATCGTGGATTTCACTTTGGATTCAATTTCCAGCAACGTGCTGATTACGGAGCCGTTCAGGAGAATGACAATGAATATATGTTTGATGCCTACGTCAGCCACCACGAAGACGACAGGCCATTCGTCCAAGATGAGATGCTTCCTCGCCTTGAGGAAGAGAACGGCTTTGATCTCTGCGTATCTTTCCGCAACTTCCGTCTGGGTTCTAACCTCCTAGAAAACGTATCTTCTGCACAGGATGTTAGTCGGgccatcatctttatcatcaatGAACGCTTCATGCAGAATGGTCAGTGCAAGCTGGAGCTGGAGATGGCTTCAAGGAGGATGCTAGAAGATGAAGAGGAGAACGGAAGACGGCGTCTCATCCTCATCATGAAGGATGTCCTGGCTCCAGACCTGATGAACAATACCTTAAGGATGCTTCTCAACCATGTGGCTTACCTCGAATGGGACCCTGCCGCAGAAGAAAGATGTTGGGGGCAACTTGTTGCTACCCTTCGTGCCATGGAACCGGCAAGAAATGATCCCAACGAACAGGAGGCCGACATTGGAGAAAATAATGATTGCGAAGCACCCAATGAAATACAACCTATTTAA